CCAATTATTAACACATAATTCAGCTTCAGATTTTAAAAATGAGGTTCATGATCATATGACTTACTTACCTAATAATGACTTGAGAAAAGGATTACAAATAAATGAAAGTTGATAAGACTGTTTCATTTCTGACTGAAAACATGAATTGATTGTTGGGGGAGATGATAATTGATAGCACAATACCTAGTTCACGgtcaaaatttaaatataaaaaaaggAATATCAATAAGGAACAAAGGATAAGAGAAGAAAGAACCTTTCGTAGTTGATCCCAAAGCTTGTAAAAAAGAGCATTGTGAGGACCATGTGCATTGTGGCAAAGCTCATGAAGCATGGTGTCGAGAAGTTGATGAAAAGGATAGAATTCGGAATCCCTGTTGGGTCTGCGAAGCCTCAACTTGACATGGACACCATGATTCACATTCAATCCTAAAAGTGCCGGATTTTTGGGactaaaaacaaaaaaaaataaaaaaaaataaaaaaagaggTTGGGGAAACAAGCTAATATTACAAATAACTAAAAAGAAAGACACCAACATATGAAACCCAAGGCACATGGAAAATGAGAAACAACGCATAGAAAAGTAAGAGTACCAGAACTCGGAGAGGAGTTTGACACGCCAATTGTGTTTGCGCATAATGGGCTCAACTTGTTTAGCGATGCGATTGAGTATGTTCTGGGCTTCATCTTGTTTATCCTTGTTTTTTAAGGCTTTGATTTCCCATACTTTGTTTAAATTCCCCAAATTCATATCGCCCCCAGCCCTAGTTTAATTTGAACAAGAAGAGATAGATGAACATATCTGGGTTAATTCAGGCAACAAACGAATAAACATAAAACATATGTAATGTATGTTTACAAATTGGGCGGGCGGGGATTTTCAAATTAGGTACGACTATACAAAACAGGGCCATCTCGATTGGATCGGGGGCCTTTTCTTTTCATCTACCCGACAATGCTTCCCCGACCATCCtctcatttttattttatttttaaatcaaataaaatatgcATTCAACTCAAAAGATCAAACATAAGAGGCTCCAACAAGCACGTAGAAGGAGACGTAAAAACATTTTGGGAAGTGACTAAACAAGGGATTCTAGCAATTTCATGAGCTACCCTTTTAGCATTCTTCTGGATAAAACAGACCGACACTGTAGACAAATTCTGGAGAGCTTGTTTGCACTCCTCTATTACCTCACCCACCTCTAAACAGATCACTTTATCACCTTCAATTGCTTTGGTCGTGAGCAATGAGTCCGACTCTACCAACACTTTAGTTCCATGAAGTTGTTGGTCCTTGATCCATGATAAGGCTTCGCGAACCCCTAATGCTTCAGCCTCGAAAACGGAGTCGGCCATAGGAAGACACAAATTCTTACCTGCTAGAAACTCACCCAAGTAATTCCTCATCACCATACTCACTGTAAATGACTGAGCATTTTGAAATACAGAAGCATCCATGTTGATCTTAATGGTGCCTGGATCCGGACATTTCCATTTATGAACCTCCTGGTGCTTTACTCTGTTGGTATGAGAAGAGACAACCACTTGACTCCCCTTGGCTTCAAGCCATTCCCGTTATATACTAAAACTGCTGTCCATAGCAAACGCAGAGGATACTGATTTTGCATCCCAGACCTTCTTGTTACGCCAATGCCAAACTCCCCACAAAATAACACAAATTTTACTTACTTCTTCCATAGGTGCAGAACTAACCTTGGAGAGCAACCAATCATGGGCATACTCTACTTCACTCCAATCATAAACTAAATTAGCATGCTCCCAACAGCCACGAGCAAACTCACACTCAAAAAAGAGATGTGTCATATGCTCTATATCCGATAAGCACATTGGACAAGTGATACCAATTCTGATGCCTTTTTCACTTAACCTCTTACGTGTAGAAATAACATTTCGAAGAAATTTCCAAATAAACACCTTTATCTTATTAGGAATTCTCAGATGTCATACCTTCTTCCAGCCAACACTCTGAGGCACTGCATTAGTTCCGAACTTCAAGTTGTACCAGAACCGGTAACCAGACTTTGCACTATAAATTTCATCGGGTGAGTCTGTCCAAGCCACTCTATCCATAACCTCACGCTGAGGGATGGGAACAGCCAGAATCACATCTGCGTCTTCCTTCACAAAACGATCTCTGATCAACCTTACATTCCACTGCTTTTCATTTGGAATAAAAAGACTCGAAACAGtttcatctctcccatcataaACTGCACTATTCTCGACACGAAAATCAGATTTCTTCCTAAGCCATGGTCCTTAGTAGCAACTATATCCTTACCATTCCCTAAGACCCACCTGAACCCATTACACAACTCCTCCTTCGCAGTCCAAATACTCTGCCAAACAAAGCTAGAACCACTCCCTTTGCCAGCCTTCAGAACATTCGAGCTGGGAAAGTATTTCGCTTTGAATAATCTAGCCACCAAAGAGTTAGGTTATAAAGAAAGTTCCATATATGCTTGCCCAACAGGGAAATATTAAAACCATATAAATTCCGGAAACCCAACCCCCCTTTGCTCTTTGCAGTGCTCATTCCACTCCACGCAAGCCAATTAACTCATTTTTGGTCATTACTCCTGCCAGATCTCCACCAATAATTACTAAACATCTGCTCCAACTCTCGACATAGCGTTTTTGGAATCAAGAAACACGACATGCTATAAGACGGGATAGCTTGAGCCACATTCCTCATTAGCACTGTCTTGCCTGCTTGAGAGATAGGCTTCACTTTCCACCCTTGAATGCGTTTGGTAGCTTTATCCTTTAGAAAGCTAAACACCCGTTTTTTAGACTTACCCACCAAAGAAGGCAGCCCAAGATATCTCGTGTTTGATAGGTCGCTATAAACACCCAGAATTGAAGACAACTCCCTTTGCTTATCACGCTTTACATTCGCACTAAAATAAACCCCCGATTTCTGGAAATTTACTGACTGCCCTGAACATCTCTCATAATTCACAAGCAAACGTTTAATGCTGGTGGTCTCTTCAGTAGTTGCTTGGAAAAATAAAAACGAGTCATCTGCAAACAAGAGATGAGATACAACTGGAGCTGTTGGACTTACTTTGCACCCTCTAATCTCCCTCGCATCTGAAGCAACATCAAGAGCATTTGACAAGCCTTCAACGCAAAGCAAAAATAGATAGGGAGAAAGAGGATCCCCCTATCTTAACCCTTTCTTCGGAATAATAGGGCCAATGATGGAGTCATTAAAACAGAAGTTATACGCCTGTCTTCACACACAACATCATCCAGTCAATCCATATCTCACAAAAACCCATGATTCTCATTCGCTGCTTAAGAAAAGACCAACTAACCCTGTCATAGGCCTTGCTAATATCTAGCTTAAGGGCGACCTCACCACGCTTTTTACAGCTCATATGATGAAGAATTTTGAATGTAACCAGCACATTATCTGTTATACCTCTGTTCTTAACAAACGCTGACTGGTTTTCAGAGATGATAAAAGGCAAAACTTCTTTCATTCTATTAGCTAATACTTTTGCAAGGATTTTATAGAGTACGTTACAAAGAGCAATAGGTCTGAGATCTTTAAGACATGAGGCATTATCTTTCTTCGGAATTAGAACAATATTTGTAAAGTTAAGTTCATTGGGAAAGTTTTTAGTACGAAGCCATACCTTACAAAAACTAAACACCTTTTTACCCATGATCGACCAGAATTTCTGAAAAAATGCAGGGTTGAGACCATCAGGTCCCGAGGCCTTATCAGGGTGCATCTGTTTGATCGCCACTATAAACTCTTCGAAAGAAAAATCTTCCACTAATCTGTTGTTTTGTTCTTCAGACACAATTCTGTGACCATTTAGTTCATGCGAGTCCACAGTATTAACCTCCCCTGTGAACAGTGACGTAAAATAATCCCTAACAACTTCACACATTCCCACCTGATCCTCCACTCTAATTCCAGCATCATTAATCAAAAAATTAACCTTATTCGTTTTCTTCCTTGCAGAAGCAGAGGAGTGAAAAAATCTTGTGTTATCATCACCTTCTTGAAGCCAAAACAACTTTGTTATTTGCTTCCAATAAGTCTCCTCTTGCAATACCAGAGCATTCAGTTTCTCCTTTTCATCCAAATATAACTTCACACTATTTTCGTCACAACAGTCCACCACTTTATTCATAACAGCCTTATGCTCCTTAACCTTTTCTCTAAATTTATGAAAAAACGACCTTCCCCAACGAGCCATGAACGAAGAAACCTCAAAAAGTTTGGGAAGTAATGTAATATAGGAATAGTTTTCCACACATCAGTGACTTCCTTAACAAAATTTGGATCCCTCAGCTACATGTTTTCAAACCTGAACCGAAACGTTTTCTTCGAGATATCAGCCTTCAAAAACTCCAGTAAAATAGGCTCATGATCAGACACCGAAGTATGCAACAATTTCAAACTATACATAGGGAACTTATTCCACCAACTCGAATTTGTAAAGCCACGATCCAACTTTTCCCTCACCCAAGCATTAGAACCCCTACTCTTTTCCCACGTGAACTTTCCTCCACTCATGCTGAGTTCAGACAATTGACAATCTTCTATGGCCCTCCCAAAACCATCTAACAGAAACTGGGGATGATGAATAGACCCTTTCTTGTCCGAAGAAAGCAAAAGATCATTAAAATCCCCCCATATGCACCACGGTAGGGAAGAAATATTGGCCAAATTACGAATTAAATCCCAAGAATTTCGACGCCTAGTACGCTCAGGGTACCCATAAAAATAGGTTAATCGCCAAGAAGCATGACCATTTTCCGAAAAAAGAGCATCAATATGATGATTAGAATAACCTGTTATCTCACACTGCATAGAACGCTTCCACAATACTGCAAGACCCCCACTTTTACCTACCCTATCAACTGAAAAATAAGAATCAAAACCAAAATGAACTCGAAGCTCTTCAATTTTATTAGCGAAAGAAATAGTTTcaattagaaaaagaaaattgaGATTATGATCCTTCAAAAGATCATTAAGTGCTCGAACTGTACGAGGGTTCCCAAGTGCTCGACAGTTCCAACTTATGCAACTCATTGCTGCTGGCAAGCTTAGCCAATAAAGATGAAGAGGTCTCTAAACAATCCTTTCCAGAAATAGTAGAGTCCGTGTTGGTGTTATCATTCTGTTCTAGCTGCATTATTTTGTCTTGGGCCTCACTCCTTTGTCTTTTTCTTTCTTCAAATTTAAGCCCATAATTCTCCTCAGTGTCCAGCCCAATTATCCCACTAGCATTTGAATTTCCCTCCTTGCCAATCTCATTACTAATCACAAATTTTGATTTGCCCGAGATATCAGCACCAGACTTATCGTAATCTCTAACAGCCCGACTATCACGCCTGATCAACCCTGTCTGCGAAAAATCAGGTTTTTCAAACCCCTGCTTCTCCGTTCTGTGATTACTCATCCTGCCCTGTCTTCCCCAGTCACCATCTCCCTCCTCCCTAAGCCACTTACTTTTGCTGTTCCCCACCGCCCTGCGAGGCTGAGCTCGTAACCAGGGTCCCCACTCTCTTATAATTTCCTCACTACCAGCTTCCAGTTTTTTCTGACAAAAACTTTCCGTATGAGATAACATCCCACAAATAAAACAGAAATCGCCTAGCTTTTCATACTTGCAATTGACCATCACTTCTGATTTATCTTTCTTACAAATCTTCTTCCTCCTTTTTAACGACTTACGTATATCGACTCTGATTCTCAGCCTCATGAACTCTCTCCAAATACTCGAATTATTCTTCGAATCATACTGTAAAAATCTGCCAAAGAAGTTGCCTAGTTGCTTCCCTACCACCTCAGACATATACCCCACTGGTAGGTTGTGAATCTAAATCCAGAAATTCACTTCAAACAAAGGCACTATAGTAGGCTCCTCCCCTGACTTTATATAATTCAGCACCAGCAATGCACCATCAAACATCCATGGACCACAGCAAACAACCCAATTCATGTCCTCTCTATgataaaattgaaataaaaacAGGCCTGGTTTCAAATCCTTGATGTTGATACCCATAGCAGGTTTCCATAAATCGGCTAATTTTGTCTTCATTGCATGAACGTTGATGTTCTTCTCAGTCAAGAATCGTCCCACCAAGCAAAGATCAAACCTGTTGATGTCCTCCTCAACCCCTTCATCCAGTGATAATTCTTCATTCTCTTCATTTGTTATATCCATCTCCTCCATTTGCATTTCAATATCCTCCATTGATGACCACAGAATTAAACTCACACAATCTTAAAGAAAGAAAGGAGAGACAAACTCAAAGGCTCTCACATAAGGGAGAGAAAAAGTATATGTTGGAAAGAAGTCTTCCGGTCTTCTCGACCATCCTCTCATTTTTTAAAATTGCAATAGAATTTATTTTAGATATTTGTTTAAATTGCACTTTGGTTGATCAACTACATTACATTTACATTTTAGTTCCCAAAATAAAAAAGGTTGACAAATACTTGATCACACTTTTACCTGAACTTACGTCGAATGTTAACAATAACGAGAACAGTCGGGGGCGGACCGAGGGGGTGTCTGGGGTTGGCTCCAGCCCGAGTAAATTTTTATAATGGCAAAATTTTACATATAATATGATATTGTACGATGATTCATCCTGGTTAATCTTATTCTTTTAACCTCTGTCAATCTTCTCATAATTTTGAACATCACTAAATAAAACGCACAAGTAGGTACTGATT
The sequence above is drawn from the Apium graveolens cultivar Ventura chromosome 2, ASM990537v1, whole genome shotgun sequence genome and encodes:
- the LOC141695214 gene encoding uncharacterized protein LOC141695214, translated to MDASVFQNAQSFTVSMVMRNYLGEFLAGKNLCLPMADSVFEAEALGVREALSWIKDQQLHGTKVLVESDSLLTTKAIEGDKVICLEVGEVIEECKQALQNLSTVSVCFIQKNAKRVAHEIARIPCLVTSQNVFTSPSTCLLEPLMFDLLS